The window CGCCACGTCACCGCAGGGATCGGCAGGTAGTCGTCGACCAGGGAGTGAGCGATCTCGACGTCGGCCCACCCGGCCACCTGCGACCCGGCCACGACGAACGGCTCGATCGAGAACGCCCCCCGGCCGACTTCCAGCGCGCCGTCCTCGGACAGCAGCCCGCTGTGGGCGCCTCCGTCGATGCCGACCGTGGTCCACGCGGTCTGCTCGCCGGACATCCCGCGCGGGTACGTGCCGCGAGGCGACTCGCGGGCCAGGGCCTGAAAGAACGCGTTCGCGGACGCGCCGAACGCCAGGTCCCTGACTTCGAGCTCGGCCAGGGCATAGCTCGGCGTCGGTCCATCATGGACCGCCAGGCGCAGGAACCGTGTCTCCCCTTCCGGCAACCACACGGCGTCCGGACCACCGCGGGCCCCCACGATCTGGCGCACGGTGTACCAGCGCACGCCGTCGTCGGAGAACTGGACGTCGTACCGCGTGGCGTAGGCTTGCGCGAGCCAGCGCACGATCAGGCCGCCGAGCTCGCGCGGCCGCCGAAAGTCGACGGTGAGCGTCTGGGCGGGCCCCGCGGCCGGATCGCTTTTCCAGGCAGTCGTCCTGGAGCCGTCGAGGGCCAGCGGCCCCCCGGCGCCAGGCAACGAGGACGAGGCCCGCACCAGCGGCGGCAGGGCGACGGCGGGCGCGGCGGGCCGCTCGATGAGAACCAGATCGCTCACGTACAGCGAGCCCCGGCCGCCACCCCGCCCGGCCGCCACGCCAAGCTCCAGAGCGGCGGCGCGTCGCAGCGTGCGGTCCCCGGTGGGCCCCCACGCGAACTCGATGTGGCGTTTCTTGATCCGGATCATCTGCCACTGGTTGGGGAACTCGAAATCCGCCCGGTTGACCCACCAGACGTTGTCGCCGCTGGCGTCGACCAGCTTGAGTTGGAAATGGTTGGGGGGCGCATCGGCGCGCAGGTAGAAGACGATCTCGTAGTTCGCCGGCAGCTCGAGGGGCAGGGCGCGCCGGGCCAGCGCATACCCGGCGGTACCGCCGAAGTCGAAGTCCAGCCGCAGACCCCGGCCCCGCGGGCCGGGCGCGGGATGCACCGAGGCCTGCACGCCCTCGGAGGCCACGGTCTGCCACGGCCCCAGGTCCTCGAAGCTGTCGAGCACCCGCGCCGGCGCCGGATGGGCCTCGCGCGCCAGGCCAGGCCCGGCCCCGCCGGCCAGAGCCAGGCCGAGCATCACCAGAGTTCGCCAGGTCCGCCTCATCCCTTGACGCTGCCGAGCATGAGACCCTGGATGTAGTAGCGCTGGAGCACCAGGAAGACCAGCAAGACGGGCAACGTCGTGATGACGGCGCCGGCCATCATGAGCTCGCTGTCCTGCACGTGCTCGCGCGACAGGCTGGCCAGCGCGACCGGCAGCGTGTAGAGCTCGCTGTCGTTCAGGACGATCAGCGGCCACATGAAGTCGTTCCAGGCGCCGAGCGAGGTGAACACCGCGAGCGTCACCACGATCGGCTGGAGCGCCGGCACGATGATCGAGCGGAAGATCCGGAACTCGCTCGCGCCATCGATGCGGGCGGCTTCCAGCAACTCGTCCGGCACCGTCAGCGCGTACTGGCGCACCAGGAAGATGCCGAAGATGCTGGCCATCGCCGGGACGATGACCCCCCCGTACGTGTTCACGAGGCCCAGCTGCTTGAGCAGCAGGAAGAGTGGCACCATGGCCACTTGCGAGGGAATCACCAGCGCGCCCAGGAGCAGCTTGAAGATGCGGTCGCGCCCGGCGAAGCGCAGCTTGGCGAAGGCGTAACCGGCGGCGACGTTGATGAGCAGCGACACGAGCGTCACCGCCGTCGTCAGAGCGACGCTGTTGAGCAGGTAGCGCCCCATGCCGACGTGCCCGAACAGCTCGCGGTAGTTCGCGAGCGTTGCCTGGCTCGGCAGGAACGGCGGCGGCAGGCTGCTCGCCTCGCCCGGCGCCATGAACGACGCCGACACCATCCACACCAGTGGCCAGAGCGTGAGCGTGACGGCGCCCAGCAGCGCGCCGTTCACGAGAAGTCCCGGCAGACGCGGCATCAGGCGGCCGACTCCCAGCGCGTGAGCCGCAGCTGCAGCGCGGTCACCCCGAAGATGCAGAGGAACAAGACGAAGGCGACGGCCGACGCCGAGCCGAGGTTCCACCACTTGAAGCCTTCCTCGTACATGAAGTAGAGCACGCTCACCGTGCTCTGCAGGGGGCCGCCCTGCGTCATCACGTAGGGCTCGGCAAAGAGCTGGAAGTAGCCGGCGATGGTGAGGATGTTCACCAGCGCCACGATCGGCGCCAGCATGGGGAGGGTGACGTGCCGGAATTGCTGCCACCGCGACGCGCCGTCGATACGGGCCGCTTCGTAGAGCGGCTCCGGGATGCTCTGCAGGCCGGCCAGCAGGATGATCATGTTGTAGCCGAAGTTCTTCCACACGGCGAAGACGATGATAGCAGGCATGGCCCAGTGCGGATCCCCGAGCCAGTCGACGGGCGGAATCCCGAGGCGGCCCAGCGCGTAGTTGAGCCATCCATAGTGGGGGTTGAAGAGGTACCGCCACACGACGGCGACGGCCACCAGCGTCGTCACCACGGGGGCGAACAGCGCCGTGCGAAAAAAGGCCGGGAATCGCACGAGCCGGGAGTTGAGCAGGAGCGCGAAGACCAGCGAGGCCCCGATCGAGAGCGGCACGCCGACGACGACGAAGTACAGCGTGTTCCCGAAGGCCTGCCAGAAGAGCGGCGTCTGGAGCAACCGACCGTAGTTGCGCAGCCCCACCAGCCGGAGATTGGCCGGATCGGCGAGCGCGTAGATGTCGAAATCGGTGAGGCTCAGCGCCAGCGCGGCCAGCACGGGCAGGAAGAAGAACACGCCAATCACCAGTAACGCGGGCGCCACGAAGCACCAGGCAGCGCCCGAGACCCTCAACCGGCGCCCCTCCGGGCCAGGAGCCAGCGGCGCTTCTCGAGAATCCGATCCGCTCGCGCGTCCAGCTCCCGGACGGCCTGATCCACCGACAGCTCGCCGTGCACGGCACGCTCGGCCACCAGGCGCATCTCGTTGGCGATGCGCTCCCACTCGGGCACCTTGGGTGCCGGCTCGACGCGCTCCAGCTGCTCGCGGAACGCGCGGGCCTGGACGTCGCCGGCCAGCCCGGGATCCTGCCAGGTCGCGCGGCGCGGCGGCAGGTCGCCGGTCAGCGTGTGGAACCGGCGCTGAATGGCCGGCTGCGAGAGGAACTCGACGAGCCGCCACGCCTCCGCCTGGTGGCGAGAGGCCCGGAACACCACCAGGCTGGAGCCGCCCGCGATCGAGACACCCGGCCCGTCCGGCCCGGGCAAGGGCGCCGTCATCCAGCGTTCCTGCTGGTCGGCGGGCAGCCGGCGACGGAGCTCGCCGATGTTCCAGGGGCCCGACACATAGAACGCGAACCGGCCGCGTCCGAACTCGATCCAGACGTTGGCGATCGCCGCGCTGGCCACGGCCGGCGCCCAGCCGCGCTCGAACATCTCCAGGTAGAAGCCGAGCGCCCGGCGAAAGCCGGGGGCCGAGAAGTTGCCCCAGCGGCCGCCGTCGCGCAGGAGGGGCTCATCCTGCTGCAGGGCCAGGGCGAGGAGCGGCTCGAACTCATTGAGCGGCAGGAGAATCGGGAAACGATCGGGGCCGGCGGACCGTTGCACGGCGACCAGCATCTCCCTCCACTCCTGCCACGAGCGCGGCGGCGCGGAGAACCCGGCCTGCGCCAGGAGATCCCGGCGGTAGAACAGCAGGCGCGTATCCACGTACCACGGCACGCCGTAGAGCGTACCGTCGACTCGGTTCGTGTCCCAGATGCCGGCGAAGTAATCGTCGGCGTGAACGATCGCCGACGCCGCCACGTGCCGGTCGAGCGGGGCGAGCGCCTTCAGCGCCACGAACTCCGGCAGCCAGGTGTTTCCGAGCTGACACACATCGGGCGTGGCGTCCCCGGCGAACGCGGTGAGGAGCTTCTCATGGGCGGCGGTCCACGGGAGCTGCTGGACCTTGACGGTGATGTCGGGGTTCGCGCGCTCGAACTCGGGCAGCAGCTGGGCCACCACCTCGCCCTCGCGGCCCATCGCCCAGAACCGGAGAACGACGTCGCGCGAGGAGGAGGAGCCGCAGCCTGTCAGGAGCGACAGCGCGGCGAGGACACCGAGGATCGCGGCCCGGGGGAGAGGGCCCCGAACCCTAGTCACCGGGGGCCGTGAGCCAGCCGCCCGAGAACCCGGCCCGCTCGAGACCCCGACGCAGATACGGATTGTCGCGCATCACGCGCCAGATCAAGGCGCTACGGTAGTTCTCGATCATGGCGAGGATGGCCCCCTGGTCGATCCCGAGATAGTCTCCCGCGACCCACCCGAAGCCCTGGACCTGACGCCCGTGCCGGAGGCGAAAGTCGAAGGCGTAGGTGAAGCTCCGGTTGAACGCATCCAGAAAGCCGTATTTCGAGTAGATATGCTCGCCGAACCGGCGGTGCATCTCGAGCGTCGTCGGGATGACGATCTCCGGCGCGAAGGGGATGGACGCCACCACGGCCGTCGGCGCCAGGGTGCAATCGTCGCGCTTGCCCGCGAGGTCGATCCCCCGCGCGGTGTAGCTCCGGAACACCCGGCGGCCGTTGACGTCCTCGACCACGATGTCGGCCGGCCCGTCACTGGCCGTGATCCCCCAGACGGTCGCCCCGTAGTCCCGGCACCGCTGGGGATTGGCGATCGCGTACGCTTGCTGGGCGTAGACGGCGCGCCGGCTGTTTTCGAAGTAGTCCAGCCCGCGCTTGCGCATGTAGGTGTCCTGGATACCCCGGAAATCGGTCCACACGTGCGTGTACTGATGCCCGAACAGGGGCGGAAAGCTCAGATACTCCTGACCGAAGAACGTGCCCCAGTGGCTGTCGTACGTGCTGATCCACTCCGTCCACGCTTCCGCGCCCACGGGGAACGTCGGCGAGCCGAGGGCCAGGAGGTACACGAGCATCGCCTCGTTGTACCCGCGCCAGTCGTATTTCAAGAACCCGTCTTCGGGCGACCAGCCGAGGCTGATGGCTGGCGCCTTGGGCTGCGCCCACCGCCAGTCGACGCGCCGGTAGATCGTGTCGGCCAGGGCGCGGATCTCCACTTCCTCCGGATGCCCCCCGTCGAAGTAGGACTGA of the Candidatus Methylomirabilota bacterium genome contains:
- a CDS encoding carbohydrate ABC transporter permease gives rise to the protein MPRLPGLLVNGALLGAVTLTLWPLVWMVSASFMAPGEASSLPPPFLPSQATLANYRELFGHVGMGRYLLNSVALTTAVTLVSLLINVAAGYAFAKLRFAGRDRIFKLLLGALVIPSQVAMVPLFLLLKQLGLVNTYGGVIVPAMASIFGIFLVRQYALTVPDELLEAARIDGASEFRIFRSIIVPALQPIVVTLAVFTSLGAWNDFMWPLIVLNDSELYTLPVALASLSREHVQDSELMMAGAVITTLPVLLVFLVLQRYYIQGLMLGSVKG
- a CDS encoding sugar ABC transporter permease is translated as MRVSGAAWCFVAPALLVIGVFFFLPVLAALALSLTDFDIYALADPANLRLVGLRNYGRLLQTPLFWQAFGNTLYFVVVGVPLSIGASLVFALLLNSRLVRFPAFFRTALFAPVVTTLVAVAVVWRYLFNPHYGWLNYALGRLGIPPVDWLGDPHWAMPAIIVFAVWKNFGYNMIILLAGLQSIPEPLYEAARIDGASRWQQFRHVTLPMLAPIVALVNILTIAGYFQLFAEPYVMTQGGPLQSTVSVLYFMYEEGFKWWNLGSASAVAFVLFLCIFGVTALQLRLTRWESAA
- a CDS encoding sugar ABC transporter substrate-binding protein → MTRVRGPLPRAAILGVLAALSLLTGCGSSSSRDVVLRFWAMGREGEVVAQLLPEFERANPDITVKVQQLPWTAAHEKLLTAFAGDATPDVCQLGNTWLPEFVALKALAPLDRHVAASAIVHADDYFAGIWDTNRVDGTLYGVPWYVDTRLLFYRRDLLAQAGFSAPPRSWQEWREMLVAVQRSAGPDRFPILLPLNEFEPLLALALQQDEPLLRDGGRWGNFSAPGFRRALGFYLEMFERGWAPAVASAAIANVWIEFGRGRFAFYVSGPWNIGELRRRLPADQQERWMTAPLPGPDGPGVSIAGGSSLVVFRASRHQAEAWRLVEFLSQPAIQRRFHTLTGDLPPRRATWQDPGLAGDVQARAFREQLERVEPAPKVPEWERIANEMRLVAERAVHGELSVDQAVRELDARADRILEKRRWLLARRGAG
- a CDS encoding glucoamylase family protein, which gives rise to SGRHLTVCVALVATIASLVTVLIAAVNGEAQSLKLHTLVAPTPGRLLTSRPKPVTDPLDPLLADVQERTFRFFWETANPENGLIPDRYPTPSYSSVAAVGFGLTTYPIGVERGYITREQARQRVLVTLRFFARPAEGPGARGADGHRGFFYHFLDMKTGERFEDSELSTVDTAILLAGALFCQSYFDGGHPEEVEIRALADTIYRRVDWRWAQPKAPAISLGWSPEDGFLKYDWRGYNEAMLVYLLALGSPTFPVGAEAWTEWISTYDSHWGTFFGQEYLSFPPLFGHQYTHVWTDFRGIQDTYMRKRGLDYFENSRRAVYAQQAYAIANPQRCRDYGATVWGITASDGPADIVVEDVNGRRVFRSYTARGIDLAGKRDDCTLAPTAVVASIPFAPEIVIPTTLEMHRRFGEHIYSKYGFLDAFNRSFTYAFDFRLRHGRQVQGFGWVAGDYLGIDQGAILAMIENYRSALIWRVMRDNPYLRRGLERAGFSGGWLTAPGD